TTCATTCCATCcctattttcttctttcttcattctttcttttATATCTTCTGTTTCTTTTCAAGTTGATTTAATATCATTCCAAGGGGTCTGTTTTAAATCCACGATGCAGAGGCCTGCTGTCCTGGGCCAGTCACAGACTATGCCCAAGCACAAGACTATTTGTTCTgtgagatgggtcaatcctaagCGGGATAGATAAgccataagaagctgggtccaaaCTAGTTTAATGATGTCTACACTAGAAAATGGAGAAAGTACTTaagctttctggagggctcaTAAAAAGCTATGTGCTGGGGTTAAGCGTATACTATTTGGTTATTGTTGTCACCAGTGGTGACTGGTCATTAGGGCCAGTTGGTAGaataaatattttgatattttgcatccattttttatttcaatttctttttggTATCTACTTAGGAAATTCAATTGCTAAAAGAAAATACTACACATTAAGTCAGCATTAAGATGTGTGCTATTCAGAcatatttacacctgtgctagTAAATTCACCACTCTGTTAACCTTTGAACTGACTCATATATGACACCAATCAAGATGGATGGGGCATTTGTAAGTATTTTATTCTGCAATGGGACACAACCATTCAGTTCAGGAAGATAAATAGATGGCTTGCTTCCACCACATCATGAAAATCATACTTTGCGGAGGCTAGTTTGTTGGATTCAACAACTTAAAATTGCAGACTTTAGTTTGTGCTCATGTTGTAATCttacaataatatataatttaaattgaaataaaatggattgaaATGACTGTGTACCTTTTACAATAATGCCACAACAACCATTTctaacagttaaaaaaaaaaaaaaactaaacatgttaTTGATAGAAAAGGTCAGATAATCCCTACGCTTTACATGCCCATTGTTTATTAGAGAAAATAATTTATATATTGTCCTCTGCTGCCACCTTCGAGGGATCGTAAGAGCAACAGTAGGCAAACCGCTTTAGCCCAGTCAACAagaacaaatacatattttttaaatgctataactATACACTAGTTCACATATTTAGAACTTATAATGATAtgtagaaataataaaataaaacccaatGTGAATATTATTTTCTTTAGGCTACTCAGACTAACAGCAAAGCAGGTCCGTGCTTGATTAGTGTTGCCTGACCTTCTTCTTACTGATTGGGTGAATTAGAGTTCAAATCTACTGGCGCCGTAAAACCACAGGGCGGGAGTTGATTATCAAAATGCCACCAGGCGTCTAATGCGATGTCACATGTTGGTGGCGTTGATTAGACGTCAGATGGTGCGCCAAGAACAATGTTCAAACCACTGTGAGAATTGTGACGAATTATACGACCATTTTGGCTTTCCATACTTATTGATAGCTAAACAACTTGCGTTGGTAGCAGCATCACTCACGCGTTGCTTCCGTGTTGCAACACTGTCTTGTGGAGCCATGTGGTTTGTTGACATGTTAACAGAGTAAGTTACAGACTATTCTAGTTTTACTGGTATGTAACCCATCTTTTGAAATTGTGCCACACCAATTTTTTCGATATAAAAACGCCACTGGTTGTCACATACAAAcgtttattttgtttacatcTATTTTGTTGTTATTCTGTTGTGTTAGGGTTACtatgtcatcttttcttgatttttgtctgggtaGGTGGTGATGACGATGGGGAGAAGGTTTTTTGTGTagtgttaaaaataaatgaaagttgttaattaataaaaaacgtATTTTTATTCTCCATCAGTGCTGCTCAGAGTCAAACAACGCTGGAGTCCAAACTGGAGGCCCTGCAGTGCCACTTCACCTGGGATCTGGAGACCAGCAAGTCCATGCTGTTACGTCGCAAGGACAACCTGGAGGACATCGGCACCGAGGAGGGGAACAGCTGGCTGGGTCACATTTACAACCTGCGGGGGTTCATTCAGTACAAGCTGGGGTTCACCGAAGACGCCCAGAGTTTCTTCAACAAGGCTGCAGAGGCCTTCAGCAAGATAAGAAACGCAGATGAGGGTCCCTGGTTGGTGGTGAACTACGGGAACCTGGCGTGGCTGCACCACCACCTGGGAGACCAAGCAGAGAGTCAGGCTTACCTGTCAAAGGTCAACGCCCTGATGAATAAATACCCATCTCCATCCCAGGATGAGCTTGATCCAGAGATCTACGCTGAGAAAGGCTGGACCCTGATGAAGTTCAGCAGAGAACAAAAGAAAGAGGCTGCAGATTACTTCCAGAGAGCCATCAGGATGCAGCCGGACATGGTGGAGTGGAACACCAGCTACGTCTTAGAGTTAATGTATGATTTCAGGGAAAACAACGA
The Perca fluviatilis chromosome 9, GENO_Pfluv_1.0, whole genome shotgun sequence genome window above contains:
- the LOC120565674 gene encoding interferon-induced protein with tetratricopeptide repeats 3-like isoform X2, producing the protein MMSAAQSQTTLESKLEALQCHFTWDLETSKSMLLRRKDNLEDIGTEEGNSWLGHIYNLRGFIQYKLGFTEDAQSFFNKAAEAFSKIRNADEGPWLVVNYGNLAWLHHHLGDQAESQAYLSKVNALMNKYPSPSQDELDPEIYAEKGWTLMKFSREQKKEAADYFQRAIRMQPDMVEWNTSYVLELMYDFRENNEGQEADILDKMRTAKEQDPENLYLAVLYLEQCTKKGERIEDEAQLHTGR